Within Dysgonomonas sp. HDW5A, the genomic segment AGCCGGAACAATTTTTGCAGATCGTACGAAACGTTATCCGGGTTCTGCTGCAACAACATCCGATCCTTGGTATTATATGTATCGCTGGAGTTCTATTTCTCCGATTGGTGTTCAAGAAGATGGTGTAGATTTGAGAGAACCTACTGCTGAAATACGTAATACAAAAACTGCAAGTATCAGAAATATATATCACAATATAAATCTGGGAGCAACGGTTAATATTACCAAAAACTGGGATTTTAAATTTGATTACACTTTTGCCAATCAACAAGATATAACCAGCAAAGCATTGGTTGACTTTACGGCAAGAGATGCTTGGGGTAGTACTGCTGCTCCTGTTTTGAGAAAAGATGCACAGGGAAATCAGATCTATGTAAATACTGCAGGACAACCTGTTTCTGGTGATACTCCCGGTGCTATGGCTGCATATCAGTTATCGTTGATTACATATAACCCTCCCGGAGGAGCCGGAAATACTCAGAATAATATCTATCGTAAATCGAGAAATACAGATGAAGGTATTATTAATGCTTATTCTACCTATAATTTGAAATTAGGCAAGGAAACCGAACATATATTTAAATTTATGTTGGGGATGAACCGTGTAACTAAGAAATATGCTGAAAACTGGACTCAGAAAACAGGTTTGCTGAATTTTAATAATCCTCAGTTTCCTTTAGCTACAGGTACTGTAACAGGAAGTGGTGAAGAATACTGGGAAAGTCAGTTAGGATATTTCGGACGTGTGAACTATGCTTTTCAAGATAAATATCTTGTCGAAGGTAACTTACGTTACGACGGTTCTTCTAAATTCCCAACACATTTGAGATGGAGATGGTTCCCTTCTTTTTCGGCAGGTTGGGTAATTAGTAACGAGCGTTTTATGGAATCTTTAAATTCAGTAATGAATTTTGCAAAATTGAGAGGTTCATGGGGATCGGTAGGTGATCAGTCTGTACCAAACAATTTATATGTGCCTATCTTAACTAACTATACAACTACTTGGTTGAATGGAGATACACAATTCGAGTCGTTCCGTAATCCTCTAGCCGTTCAGTCGGATATAACCTGGCAAGATATCGAAAACTTAAATATCGGTATTGATTTCAGATTTTTGAAAGATAAAATCGGAGTTTCGGTAGATTGGTTTCAGCGTAAAACCAATAATATGATTATTGAAGGAGATGCTTTACCATATACATTCGGAACACCAGCACCTCAAGGCAATTATGGTAATCTTAGAACAAGAGGTTGGGAAGTTGCTGTAGATTTTAATCACAGATTTGCAAATGGCTTGTCGATAAACGGACTTGCTACATTCTCAGATGCAACAACTTATATTACTAAAAATGCAGACTATTTACTTCCGAAAGAAGACAGGTCTATTGATAAGCAATTTACCGGAAGACGTTATGGTGATATCTATGGTTATAAAACCGATAGGTTGTATCAATGGTCTGATTTCGAGACTGATGCAAATGGTAACTTGGTGACTACAACTGTGAAAGTAAATGGTGTGGACAAAACGGTTTATAAACTTAAAGGTGAAGATCCTGTATATCAGGCGAAGCTCGAAAGTGGTAATTTTAAATTTGGTCCCGGTGATGTGAAGTATGTAGACCTTAATGGCGATGGAGCAATTAACGATGGAACAAGAACTGTAGGAGATATGGGTGACCTTACTGTAATTGGTAATTCAACTCCACGTTACGAATATGGATTCCGTGTAGGTGCCGATTTCAAAGGATTCGATATGTCGGTATTTTTCCAGGGAGTTGGTAAACGCGATATCTGGGGAGCAGGTCCATTGGCTATTGCCGGTTTTAACTCCAATGATGGTGCTATGCCTCAGGCTATTGCAGGCGATTTTTGGAAAGAAGACCGTACCGATGCATTTTATCCTCGTGCATTTAATCTGTCGGGTAGTGCTAATGTATATAACATGCAACAACAATCTCGCTACTTGTTAAATATGGCTTATCTGAGAATGAAAAACCTTACGTTTGGATATTCACTTCCGGCTGCTACACTTCGAAAAGTGTATTTGACTAAAGCACGCTTTTATGTTTCATTCGAAAATTTGTTGACTTTTGACAAATTAAGAGGTTTACCGATCGATCCTGAAGCTGTTACAGGTTATTCTATGTTTAATGAGAATAATTATAACGGTGGTCGTACCGGAACGGGTGTTCCAACATTTAAGACTGCTTCGGTGGGGGTTCAACTAAGTTTCTAACTCTAAACTATAAATACAATGAAAACAAAGATATTATTACTTACATCCATCGTCTTTATACTCTTTTCGAGTTGTGAAGATGTACTGGACCGACCTCAATTGTCGTCGGCGAATGACGATACGTACTGGGTGAACGAAAATAATGTTCGTCTCTTTATGAATGAATATTATCCTTATCTTTTTGTCGGTTATAATACCAATTGGGGAACCAATTATACACCTATGACTGGCTATGCCTTTAGTGATGATGTAATGACAGCGGTAAAGCAAACTAATTTTGATACCTCTATTCCTGCTTCGTTAGGTAATGCTACTCCTCCTACATCTACTGTATACAACGATTTTCCGGCTTGGCAGGCAAAGTATACAGGACCTACATGGAATTTTTATTGGGTGCGTAAATCAAACCTGATGATTGATCGTGTTGAGAAGAGAATGGGCAGTATACTCAATGAAGAACAAAGAGACCATTGGATAGGTATTGCCAAATTTTTCAGAGCTATGTGGTATGCAAACATGGTGCAGGTATTTGGAGATGTACCCTATTACGATCATCTTGTACTGGATACTGAATTGGATGAGCTATATAAAGACAGAACTCCAAGAGATAAAGTAATGGATGCTGTGTATGATGATCTTAAGTTTGCCATGGAAAAAGTTCGCCTCAATGATGGAGAACAATCGGTTAACAAGTACATTGTTGCAGGTTTTGCAAGTCGCTTGATGTTGATCGAAGGAACATGGCAAAAATACCACTATAATAATACGCCAAGAGCTCAGAAGTTTTTAGAGTTCTCTAAGGAAGCATCGGAGTTTTTAATGAATAGTGGCAAGTATGATATTGTAACAGATTTTCGCAGCTTGTTTGGCTCAGAAGATCTTAAGGGTAATAAAGACTGTATACTGTATCGTCATTACAGTAGTTCAAAGATGGTAACGCATTCTGTAGCAACGTATTCAAATTTGGTTATGTCGGAACTTAGTGTAGGAGCAAATTTGTCGTTACTCAAATCATTTATTTGTAATGATGGTAATGTATGGCAAAACTCGAAAGCGACTAATGCCGATCAGTTTAATCTTGCTAATTTGGTTAAAACCCGTGATCCTCGTTTTGAAGCCACGTTCTATGATAAAGCTAGAATACAGTCTAAGACGGCTATATATGCATGTAAATTTATCAGCAGAGAGGGTACAAGTTATGGAGGGGTTAATGTTCCTGCTAAATTTACCTCAACTAATAATACGAACGACTATCCGATTATCCGTTACTCGGAAATCCTTCTGAACTGGATCGAATCTAAAGCAGAGCTTGCTACGTTGGGAGGAGCTGCTGTTACTCAGTCTGATATAGATATGTCTATAAACAAGATACGCAATCGTCCATTGGATGCCGAGGCGATATCGAAAGGCGTAACTAAAACCAAAGCAATGGTTTTAGGAGCCATCACCGATTCTTATGACCCTGCTCGCGATACAGATGTACCACCACTAATCTGGGAAATACGCCGCGAGCGTCGTATGGAGTTCTTCTTCGAGCATTCACGTATAGGAGATCTTAGACGTTGGAAAAAGCTTAGCTATATGAATGGAACCAAGTACCCTGATATTATGCGAAGTATCTGGATTGATATTCAAAGCGAATTACCGGAATTATTGACTCCAACCAACTCAGGTAAGGTTTCGGTAATAAAAGCAGACGGAACCCGAGTGACTTACGATGGAACCAATGCTGCTGATATGGTTGGCTACTTTAGTCCGCCGACAGTTGCCGACAGAGATCCGTTTGAGAATGTAGCAGGTGTAAATGTATATCTGGCTCCTATTGGATTGAATCAAATAAATGATTACGAATCAAGAGGATATACTCTTACCCAAACAGCCGGATGGGGTGAATAACCACAAGCAATAAATGTAAAAGGCTCTTCTTTATACAGAAGATAAAGAAGAGCTCTTTTAAAGTTATCTTTTATGCACTATTGTCAGCTATTATAACTGATTTGCTAACCCGAAATTTAGAAGGGTCTATGACCTTAAAAGAGCCTATTATCCATGAAAAAGACCATAAGTTTACTGCTTATACTGTGCAGTTTTGTAGCCTACTCGTCGGCCCAGACCAACAAACGGGCATTGCGAGGATTGTGGGTAGCTACGGTAACCAATATTGATTGGCCTACTGCTCCCGGACTTCCTGCCGAAAATCAACAGGCAGAGATGATAACTCTATTGGATGAGATGCAATCATGCAATATGAATACAATTATTTTTCAGATCAGACCTACTGCCGATGCTTTTTATAAATCGCATTTCGAGCCATCGAGCCACTGGTTAACAGGTCTGCAAGGCAAAGATATGGGATATGATCCCCTTCAATTTGCTATTGATGAATGTCATAAACGAGGAATGAATATACACGTTTGGCTTAATCCATATCGTGTAAACAATGATACTGTTGCTTACAATACATATGCAAAAGACCATATTATGAACACGCATCCCGAGTGGGTAGTGTCGTATGGCAAAGCAAAATATTTTAATCCGGGATTAGATGAGGTACGTGATTTTACTTGTAAAGTGGTAAAAGACATTGTAGCCAATTATGATATAGATGCTATTCATATGGATGATTATTTTTATCCCTATAAAATAGCAGGTGAAGAATTTCCTGACTCACTTACTTTCGTAAACCATCCGCGTGGATTTACCGACAAAGGAGACTGGAGACGGAACAATGTAAATCTGATTATTAAGGAAATAAACGAGGCAATTAAATCCGAGAAACCTTGGGTTGAGTTTGGAATATCTCCATTTGCCATCTGGCGTAACAAAGCCGAAGATCCCAGAGGATCTGAAACAAAGGCAATGACCAATTACGATGGGCTGTATGCCGATATTCTGCTTTGGCAGGAGAAAGGATGGATAGATTATGTACTTCCTCAACTGTATTTTAATATTGGATATCCTATTGCCGATTATGCGATATTAGCCGATTGGTGGTCTAAATATAATTATGGAGCCAATGTATATGCCGGTTTAGCTCCTTATCGAGTTTCTAAAACAGCCAAGCAAAAAGAATGGCACAACCCTAAACAATTGGTAAAGCAGATTCGCCGGAATATGTCTGATCCTAATTTACAGGGCGAGATATATTTCAGTGCAAAATCATTTTTTAATCCCGCATACAATATTCCGGAATTAGTTCGTAAAGAATATAAAACATTAACCATCTCTCCCGAAAATAATCGGATAGCGAGAATTGAACCGCAAAATCCTCAGAATGTCTCTATGCAGTTAGAAAAAGATAAATACCTGCATCTGAAATGGGATAGGGGAGATAATGCCAAACGTTTTGTAATATATAAATTCAGAAAAGATAAACTGGTAAATAAAGATAACGCTGAAAATATTGTTGCGGTAACAGGTTTGACAGAAGTGAAACTACCTTATAAAGACAATAAGGACTTGAAAAAATACCGTTATGGTGTAACCAGTCTGAGTCCTACTCATGCTGAAAGTGCAATTGTTTATTTCGAATAGATACTTATTTTAGGGTAAGGGTGGCACTTTACTTTATTTGAATTATTAAGACTGACATGAGAGTGGAGTAAAACCCTGCCCCTAATTTAATGGATTTTAGAGATCAAAAGATATATAGATATGAAAATAATAAAAGTACTTGTTATTTTATTGTTTTGTAGTATTCTGCAAACTTATTCGCAACCGGCAAAAGTACAGGTGGGAGCAGAATCTACCCAAGAATACTTTCCCTTATTGAAGGGGAAGAGGATAGCGGTGATGTCTAACCATACAGGTATGGTAGGTGATGAGCATCTGGTTGATCTGTTGGTAAAAAATAAGTACAATGTGGTTGCCATATTTTCGCCCGAACATGGTTTCAGAGGCAATGCTGATGCAGGCGAACATGTATCGAGTTCGGTAGATCAAAAAACAGGAGTTCCTATCCGTTCATTGTATGATGGTGACGCAGGGAAGCCGAGTAAAGAATCTATGGATCTTTTCGATATTATGATTATTGACATTCAGGATGTAGGCTTACGTTTTTATACCTATTATATTACTATGGCCAAGTTGATGGATGCTTGTGCCGAATACAATAAGAAAATGATCATTTTGGATAGACCTAATCCCAACGGGCATTACGTGGATGGTCCTATATTGGACATGAAATATAAATCGGGTGTGGGTTGGCTTCCTATTCCTGTGGTACATGGTATGACTCTGGGCGAATTGGCTCTGATGATAAATGGCGAAGGATGGTTACCCGAATCACGCATCTGTGATGTAACAGTAGTTAAGTGTAAGAATTATACACATCAAACATTGTATCAATTACCGATAGCTCCGTCTCCTAATTTGCCTGATATGAAGGCTATTTATTTGTATCCTTCAACCTGTTTGTTTGAAGCTACTCCTGTCAGTTTAGGACGTGGAACTTCATTTCCATTCGAAGTCTATGGGCATCCTAATATGAAAGGCTATACTTTTTCGTTTACTCCGCGAAGTATCGAAGGTGCAAAAAATCCACCACAATTAAACAGATTGTGCTATGGGGTCGATCTGAGGAATGTTCCGGATGAAGAAATATTTAAAAACGGCTTCGATTTATCCTATGTGATTGATGCTTATAGAAATCTTAATCTGGATGATCATTTTTTTCGTCCTTTCTTCGAAAAGTTGGTCGGTGTTGACTACATTCGAAAAATGATTATAGATGGAAAATCAGCCCAAGAAATAAAAGAAATGTGGAAGGGCGATGTTGCTAAGTTTAAAGAACAACGGGCTCCCTATTTATTATATGAAGAATAAGGACTACAGACCTTTGATTTAGTATAAACAAGTACAAAACAATAAATAGTTGTGAGTATAGAACAGATCATTAAATATCTTTACTTTACTTATTTAATTTGATAAGAATATAAACTATGGATCCTATATTAGTATTACTAACCATTGCCGCTTATTTTGGTGTACTTTTCGGAATATCTTATATTACGGGACGTAAAGCCGATAATCAGGGCTTTTTTACGGGTAACCGCAAATCGTCGTGGTACGTTGTTGCCTTTGCAATGATAGGTTCGGCTATTTCGGGAGTCACCTTTGTGTCTGTTCCGGGAATGGTTGCAACAAGTGGTTTTGCTTATCTGCAAATGGTAATGGGATTTGTAGTAGGACAATTGATTATTGCCTTTGTGCTGATTCCTCTTTTTTATAAGATGAACCTGACCTCTATTTATGAATATCTGGAAACCCGATTCGGTATATCAACCTATAAAACGGGTGCATGGTTTTTCTTTATATCGAAAATGTTGGGGGCAGCCGTACGCCTGTTTTTGGTTTGTCTGGTGCTGCAGTTTCTGGTTTTCGAGCCTTTTGGTTTATCATTTGGTATGAATGTACTATTTACAGTAGGTTTGGTTTGGCTTTATACATTCAGAGGGGGAGTAAAATCGCTGATATGGACTGATTCTTTGAAAACGTTCTGTCTTATCTTTTCCGTTGGACTGTGTATTTATTATATCTCCTCTGATTTAGGACTCAATTTATCAACTACATTCTCTACCATCTATAAAAATGATTATTCTAAAATATTCTTTTTTGATGATGTTAATGATAAACGGTTTTTCTTTAAGCAATTCCTTGCAGGGATATTTACGGTTATTGCTACAACCGGACTTGATCAGGATATGATGCAAAAAACGTTGAGTTGTAAGAATTACAAAGACTCTCAAAAAAATATGGTAACCAGTGGAGTATTGCAACTGTTTATTATTCTACTGTTTCTGATGCTGGGAGTTTTGCTTTATACATTTGCAGCTCAGAATAATGTGTCTTTGCCTGCTAAAAGCGATGAACTATTCCCCATGTTGGCAACTAAAGGATATTTCCCCATTATTGTAGGAGTACTATTTGTAATAGGTCTTATATCGGCCGCTTATGCAGCAGCAGGTTCGGCTCTTACCGCACTAACCACTTCTTTTACAGTGGATATATTGGAAAGCCCCAAGACGAAAAGCGAAGATCAGGTAGCAAAAATTCGCAAGAAAGTGCATATTGGTATGGCTGCCGTAATGGGTATTGTCATTATACTAATTAATGTATTAAATAACACCTCTGTTATCGATGCCGTTTATATTCTTGCCAGCTATACATACGGACCAATTTTAGGACTTTTCGCTTTTGGCATCTTTACCAAAAAGGCGGTGAAAGACAAATTTATTCCCCTTGTAGCAATAGCAGCGCCTATACTTTGCTTTATAATAGATAAAAATTCTAAAGAATGGTTCGATGGATATCAGTTTAGTTACGAGCTGCTTATCATGAATGCTTTCTTTACTTTTATTGGGCTTTTGTTATTGGTTAAGAAAGGTAGGGGTGTATTGCATACGCCCGAAAAATAAAGAAGACTATAAAGGGCACATGCAATATGCCCCTACAATGAAAAAATATATAAAAATATAATTTTAAAAAACATGAAAGTAAATATCAATTGCTTTATTCCATTTCAAAGTGCAAATCAAGTAAAAGAAACAATTGCGACTTTGAAAGCATCACATCTGGTAAATAAAATCTATTTACTGACTGATAATGATTGTAAAGAAAAAATTGACGGTTGTGAAGTCATTTCAATAGACTCTCTTAAATCGACCGAAACAATTAAAAAGATAGCAGCAAAAGCAGATGCCGAATATACGCTGATCTATACCAAATCGGCAGACCTCAGATTAGGATACTTTGCTTTGGATCGTATGATTCAGATAGCTGAAGATTCTAACGCAGGGCTTATTTATGCAGATCATTATCAGGTTGTAGGTGACGATAAAAAGAATTGTCCCGTAATAGCATACCAAAAAGGAAGTTTAAGAGACGATTTCAACTTTGGATCTGTACTTATTTATAAATCGGATGATCTGAAAAAGGCTGCATCTCAAATGGATGTGACCTATAAGTTTGCAGGTTTGTACGATCTTCGTTTAAAAGTGTCACAAGCTGCCGAACTGGTACATATCAACGAATATTTGTATACAGAAATTGAAAATGATACGCGTAAAAGCGGTGAGAAAATCTTTGATTATGTAGATCCTAAAAACCGTGAAGTACAGGTAGAAATGGAAAAAGCTTGTACCGATCACCTACAGAAAATAGGTGCTTATCTTACTCCTCAGTTTAAAAAGATTGAATTTAATAAAGCTGATTTTGAGTTCGAAGCATCCGTTATTATTCCTGTGCGTAATCGTATACGTACCATTTCGGATGCTGTAAAATCGGTATTGAGCCAGAAAACGAACTTCAAATTTAACTTAATTGTCGTAGATAACTATTCTACTGATGGAACAAGTGAAGCTATTGACAAATTTGCTTCCGATGAACGTTTGGTTCATGTTATACCCGAAAATAAAGAGCTGGGCATTGGTGGCTGTTGGAATGCAGGTGTACATCATCCGAAGTGTGGAAAGTTTGCTGTCCAATTAGATAGTGACGATGTATATTCAGATGAAAATACGCTTCAAAAAATCGTTGATGCTTTCTACGAGCAAAACTGTGCAATGGTGGTTGGTACATATATGTTGACCGATTTCGAAATGAAGATGATTCCTCCCGGTATTATCGATCATAAAGAATGGACTCCCGAAAATGGACGTAACAATGCCCTTCGTATCAATGGCCTTGGTGCTCCAAGAGCTTTTTATACACCTGTATTGAGGGAAATTAAAGTACCCAATACAAGTTATGGTGAAGATTATGCACTGGGATTGTATTTTTCGAGAGAGTACCAGATCGGACGTATTTATGATGTCCTGTATTTATGCCGTCGCTGGGATGATAACTCGGATGCATCGTTGGATATCGTGAAAATGAATGCACATAATACGTATAAAGACAGAATACGTACTTGGGAAGTACAGGCACGTATCAATTACAATAAAAAGAATTAAGTTTTTAGCCGCTTTAACTTATCTACTTAATTTGACCAAACAGGAGCATAACAGAATGCTTTTGCTCCTGTTTATTATTCTATTAAAGAAACATTGAATGAAAACACTTGTGACATCTGATAATGCTCAAAATCTACTTTCGGAACAATTGCGGGAGTGGGAGCAAGCCCGATTAAATTATGAGGCTTTGGCAAAGGTCGAATCGAAAGATTTTTCTTTTGGTAAGTTTATCATTAAAGTACAATTTAATCCTGCAAGAATTCAATCGTCGGCGGCAAAAGTCGATGCAAAATCTATCCAGGAAAGAAAATGTTTCTTGTGTCCGGCAAATCTACCGGAGGTACAGAAAGGTATACCGTTTGAGAATACTTATCAGATATTAGTCAATCCGTTTCCGATATTTCCACAGCACTTTACAATACCTACTTACCAGCATGTAGATCAGTTAATATTGAACAGGTATGGAGATATGTTGGATCTGGCAAAGGACTTGGATGAGTATACCTTTTTTTATAATGGACCCAAATGCGGAGCTTCTGCTCCCGATCATGCGCACTTTCAAGCAGGAAACAAAGGATTTTTACCTATCGAAAAAGATATTAAACACATCGATAAAGAACAGGTATTTGAAAGAGAAGGTCTAACAGTATATGCTTTCAGAAACTATTTAAGGAATGGACTGCTGATAGAGGCTGAGGATCAAAAACAGGCTGTTGATTTCTTCAAAACGCTGTATTCTTTATTAGAGATAAAAGAAGGTGAAAAAGAACCGATGATGAATATCATTTCGTGGTATCAGGACTCGAAATGGTTCAGTTGTATTTTTCCTCGTGAGAAACACCGTCCAAGCTGCTTCTTTGCAGAAGGCGATGAAAATATCTTGATCAGCCCTGCATCGGTCGATTTAGGAGGAGTATTTATTACACCACTCGAAAAAGATTTCAAGAAAATTACTACCGAAGATATACAAACGATATTGAAAGAAGTGTGTATAAGTGATAGTGATATGCTAGCATTGATCGGTAAAATAAAAAACTTACTTTAATAATAAAGGAATACCTTAAGAGATAAACTATGCAAGAAAAGAAACAAAAATCGCCTTGGGCGTGGATTCCTACGCTTTATTTCGCCGAAGGTTTGCCCTATGTTGCCGTAATGACTATTGCTGTGATTATGTACAAACGTATGGGTATATCTAATACCGATATTGCATTATATACCAGTTGGTTGTATCTGCCGTGGGTTATCAAACCCTTTTGGAGTCCGTTTGTCGATCTGTTGAAAACCAAACGTTGGTGGATTGTTATTATGCAGTTACTTATCGGAGCGGGGTTTGCCGGAATTGCTTTCACTATTCCTTTGCCTTTCTTCTTTCAGGCTACACTGGCTTTTTTCTGGCTTTTAGCATTTAGTTCGGCTACACACGATATTGCGGCAGATGGGTTTTATATGCTGGCACTTGATACCAATCAGCAGGCTATGTATGTGGGAATCAGGAGTACCTTCTACCGTGTAGCTACCATTATGGGACAAGGGGTTCTTATCATATTAGCCGGATTTTTGGAAAGTACATCAGGAAGTGAACCTGTTAAAATAAATATCGATGTATCTCCACAATATACACAATCGACGATGTATATCCCTCAAGAAATTATTCCAGAGGTGCAAGAGGGTAAAATCACTTTTGTTGTAGATAAAGAGACCGTTAAAATGGGTACTCAAGGAGTTGATAAAGATAGCTTGAGTGCATTTCTAAAAAAAATAACTGCCGCTAATGAGGAGAACGGCTTTGTAATTAAAGAAACAGAGGCTCATAAAGCTGAAGCAGAAAAAGATAAAGCAAGTTGGTGGACATCTCATGTTTCTCAAC encodes:
- a CDS encoding glycosyltransferase family 2 protein, whose product is MKVNINCFIPFQSANQVKETIATLKASHLVNKIYLLTDNDCKEKIDGCEVISIDSLKSTETIKKIAAKADAEYTLIYTKSADLRLGYFALDRMIQIAEDSNAGLIYADHYQVVGDDKKNCPVIAYQKGSLRDDFNFGSVLIYKSDDLKKAASQMDVTYKFAGLYDLRLKVSQAAELVHINEYLYTEIENDTRKSGEKIFDYVDPKNREVQVEMEKACTDHLQKIGAYLTPQFKKIEFNKADFEFEASVIIPVRNRIRTISDAVKSVLSQKTNFKFNLIVVDNYSTDGTSEAIDKFASDERLVHVIPENKELGIGGCWNAGVHHPKCGKFAVQLDSDDVYSDENTLQKIVDAFYEQNCAMVVGTYMLTDFEMKMIPPGIIDHKEWTPENGRNNALRINGLGAPRAFYTPVLREIKVPNTSYGEDYALGLYFSREYQIGRIYDVLYLCRRWDDNSDASLDIVKMNAHNTYKDRIRTWEVQARINYNKKN
- a CDS encoding DUF4922 domain-containing protein, with product MKTLVTSDNAQNLLSEQLREWEQARLNYEALAKVESKDFSFGKFIIKVQFNPARIQSSAAKVDAKSIQERKCFLCPANLPEVQKGIPFENTYQILVNPFPIFPQHFTIPTYQHVDQLILNRYGDMLDLAKDLDEYTFFYNGPKCGASAPDHAHFQAGNKGFLPIEKDIKHIDKEQVFEREGLTVYAFRNYLRNGLLIEAEDQKQAVDFFKTLYSLLEIKEGEKEPMMNIISWYQDSKWFSCIFPREKHRPSCFFAEGDENILISPASVDLGGVFITPLEKDFKKITTEDIQTILKEVCISDSDMLALIGKIKNLL